The following are encoded together in the Panicum virgatum strain AP13 chromosome 6K, P.virgatum_v5, whole genome shotgun sequence genome:
- the LOC120713697 gene encoding probable WRKY transcription factor 2 has product MAGTDNRRALMEDWMLPSPSPRTLMSSFLNEEFSSGPFSSIFGDNSSNKPQDGIDKSKTFADPSVEETVQDTKAPLQLESNLFSTNQKSTSHGGLAERMAARAGFGVLKIDTSRVSSSAPIRSPVTIPPGVSPRELLESPVFLPNAIAQPSPTTGKLPFLMPNNFKSMISSVPKKAEDQSQDDCAFSFQTILRSKPPSFSTVDKGLSAFHQNQSLNDSQQELSLQASTTATKDENEENLVKPSTCDSMLDNDHPSPADEQVESEQNQNGEDSSVSVITPAEDGYNWRKYGQKQVKNSEHPRSYYKCTHPNCPVKKKVERSQEGHITEIVYKGSHSHPLPPPNRRPSVQSSHVNDLQADGSENFRSKPGHNTETSRGMALNDHLDVHSGGLERNLSGSLTTTEIADTCVMESQEAVDVSSTVSSIEKDDRATHGTIPLTYGGDEDETESKRRKMEVSATTNTTTNAFDMAAMASRAVREPRIVVQTTSEVDILDDGYRWRKYGQKVVKGNPNPRSYYKCTYAGCSVRKHVERASNDLKSVITTYEGKHNHEVPAARNSSGQPNSSSGAAPQGSNLHRRPEQAQPSIPQLSAAGAYGSLCLPPQLSATSGGFSFGMLPPGMAVPVPSLRTFMPASVPGHPPKMQGCAGLVLPRGEVKVNPDEQSQLQVGNGNAMAAYQQFMGRLP; this is encoded by the exons ATGGCCGGGACCGACAACCGCAGAGCATTGATGGAGGATTGGATGCTTCCTTCACCCAGCCCAAGAACACTGATGTCAAGCTTCTTGAACGAAGAATTCAGCTCTGGTCCATTCTCCagcatctttggtgacaatagcagTAACAAACCACAGGATGGAATTGATAAGAGCAAAACTTTTGCGGATCCGAGCGTTGAAGAAACTGTACAAGATACAAAAGCCCCTCTGCAGCTTGAATCAAACCTTTTTAGCACAAATCAGAAATCAACCTCACATGGAGGTCTTGCAGAGAGGATGGCTGCCAGGGCCGGTTTTGGAGTCCTGAAAATTGACACATCTCGTGTCAGTTCTTCTGCGCCAATTCGGTCTCCTGTGACAATACCACCAGGTGTGAGTCCAAGGGAGCTTCTGGAGTCACCAGTTTTTCTACCCAATGCCATT GCACAACCTTCTCCTACGACCGGCAAATTGCCTTTTCTGATGCCTAATAACTTTAAATCAATGATATCCTCGGTACCGAAGAAGGCTGAAGATCAATCGCAAGATGATTGTGCATTTTCCTTCCAGACTATTTTGAGGTCTAAGCCCCCAAGTTTTTCAACTGTGGACAAG GGTTTAAGTGCATTTCACCAAAACCAGTCCCTAAATGATAGTCAGCAGGAATTAAGTCTCCAGGCTAGCACAACTGCAACCAAGGATGAAAATGAGGAAAATCTTGTTAAACCTAGCACATGTGATTCCATGTTAGACAACGATCATCCATCCCCTGCCGATGAACAGGTAGAGAGTGAGCAAAACCAAAATGGAGAAGATTCTTCCGTATCAGTTATCACACCTGCTGAGGATGGATATAACTGGAGAAAATATGGACAAAAGCAAGTGAAGAATAGTGAGCACCCAAGGAGCTACTACAAATGCACTCACCCAAATTGCCCTGTCAAGAAAAAGGTGGAGCGTTCTCAAGAGGGTCATATAACGGAGATAGTCTACAAAGGTTCCCACAGTCACCCTTTGCCGCCTCCCAACCGCCGGCCAAGTGTCCAGTCATCACACGTCAATGATTTGCAAGCTGATGGCTCTGAGAACTTTCGTTCCAAACCTGGTCATAACACAGAAACGTCACGGGGAATGGCTCTAAATGACCACTTAGATGTGCACAGTGGAGGTCTTGAAAGAAATCTGTCTGGTTCTCTTACCACAACAGAGATTGCTGATACATGTGTTATGGAGTCCCAAGAAGCTGTAGATGTCTCATCAACAGTCTCATCCATTGAGAAAGATGACAGGGCAACCCATGGCACCATTCCCTTAACCTATGGTGGGGATGAAGATGAGACTGAATCTAAAAGAAG GAAGATGGAGGTTTCTGCCACTACTAACACTACCACCAATGCCTTTGACATGGCAGCTATGGCATCAAGAGCTGTCCGGGAACCTCGGATTGTTGTGCAGACCACAAGTGAGGTTGACATCCTTGATGATGGTTACCGCTGGCGCAAGTATGGGCAGAAAGTTGTCAAAGGAAATCCAAACCCGAG GAGCTACTATAAATGCACTTACGCAGGCTGCTCAGTGCGCAAGCATGTGGAGAGAGCCTCAAATGATCTCAAGTCTGTGATCACCACCTATGAGGGCAAGCACAACCATGAAGTTCCAGCTGCCAGAAACAGCAGTGGGCAACCGAACTCCAGTTCCGGTGCTGCGCCACAGGGTAGCAACCTTCACCGGAGGCCAGAACAGGCACAACCCAGCATCCCACAGTTGAGCGCTGCTGGTGCCTACGGCTCACTTTGTCTCCCACCGCAACTCAGCGCAACTTCAGGCGGTTTCTCCTTCGGAATGCTCCCTCCTGGCATGGCAGTACCAGTACCATCTCTGAGAACTTTCATGCCAGCATCAGTACCTGGCCATCCTCCAAAAATGCAGGGTTGTGCAGGGCTTGTCCTGCCAAGAGGTGAGGTGAAGGTGAACCCAGATGAGCAGTCCCAATTGCAGGTGGGAAACGGGAATGCTATGGCAGCTTACCAGCAGTTCATGGGCAGATTGCCTTAG